The sequence below is a genomic window from Corythoichthys intestinalis isolate RoL2023-P3 chromosome 12, ASM3026506v1, whole genome shotgun sequence.
aaaattgagattttaagctttccatttatgtatcacacatatataggacgattttgaaatttggccatttTAGGGTCTCAGAGtgtaacttcaagtcacctgagtgttttctgccatatatatttctccttattttcccccttttttctcTTTTGCTGAAAGAGGAAATTGCCATTGCGGGTTTTGTACTTCAGTTACCTTTGTCAGGAAAGAATGCCAACTAACTacctaaaaacaaaaacaggttgcaaggacaatattttatttatttgcatgATAAATGAAAAGTTGGGGAATgcattttcccccttttgtcttgttttgttatgtAACCAGTTGAAAGCAGAATAACTGTATTTGTAAAAATGAATGTAACTGCCCGaaatgaaatttgaaaaaaaaaaaaaaattaaattaaatgaacccaatctttatatatatatatatatatatattatacctgattccgatcccctgttaaaaaacatgaaagtgGAATGATTTAAGTTTGCCGATGCATCCTATGATTTTTCTGAAAGCTGCCAGGAGGGAATTTTTCTTTAAGCCTGCCAAGAAACGCAACGTACTAAATCACTGAGGCTAGTAGATGAAGAAGGACTGAGCACACTTGGCACACGCATAACATTTTGGCGTgtcgttataaaaaaaaaatctgcaacatTCAATTCCCCTGTGTTTATTGAGAGAGGGTCGCGGCTGTGAGAAGCAGCCAAAGCGCCAATGAATGAACGCATTCTTGTCCGCGCGAGCGACCAATAACAACTTTGCTCCCCTCGGTAGTGCGAATGCGCACCAGGCTGGGCGCGCCCACTCCACACATCTACGCGCAAAAGGAACCTTCCAACAAAGTTTAGTTTGGATGGCTTCGCGGAAAGAGTGCACACGGGCGTCTGGACGGGGACGTTTAGGGACGAGGTTCGGAAAAGTGGAAGTCAAGGGCGGCCACCGATTTTTCTCCGGCGACTGTCGCTTGTTAGATGTGAAATAAAAATTCTCCACGTGGATCAACTGAGCTCGGTAAGATCTCCTCCAATCTTTTAAATACTCTATAAACAGATTTTAGAAAATGTCTCTTTTATGAATTGCTGCCAGCTGTATGAATGAGAAATTCGTGCATAGTGGGACTGATCAGTGCGCACTGCGTTAAGAAGTTGTCATTGTTAACTTTTAGTGGTTTTAGTGACATTTTCCCCctcaatatttaaatgttccgaTTTTAATTTACAGTATTGGATTAACAGCTcagtttgaattattttgaatgcCATAAAAactatcttggccataaaataaAAGGGCTTAACATAAAGTATTATACTTGTCTTTTACTGTCCTCTATGAAttaagtttatttttttcccacacacAAGTAAGTGcttaacagttgttcataaaataGTATGACATTGAGGGAAGACCATGTTTTACACAAAAACAattcataatatatatatatatatatatatatatatatatatatatatatatatatatatatatatttaaattatgtCCCTAAAGGTAGAATTCAACACATAAAAGTAGTTgagtaaaaagaaaatatttgtaTCTTTTCCAGGTCTGAAACACAAGATGTATTTATCAAGTTGTAAAAGTCTAATGGTAGAAAGCAGGAGGTTTTAGTTATCAGTCTGTTGACAAGCCATTGCAATCCTGACCTTGGTGGATTTTGATAAGAAATATATCTTCTATCTGGAATTGAATGAAACTAAAGTACAGTGTATCAACTTTGTTGCCTTGTTATTGCTATAAAATTTGTATGAGAAAGATTTCAACTTTTCACCTTAATAGCTGACTGCAGTGGAAAAGTAACTTGCACAACTATTATTGTCTAcactttcaacaacaacaaaaaaagttcctTAACCATGCAAGCAGAGAATGATTCATGCAGTTGTGGTTCCTCCTGCCTCTTCTGTCAACCATGTCACTTGCTGCAATGTTGACCCAAATGGATGTTCACATTATGTTCCAGGCTTATCCAGGGCACACCCAGTACTCACTTCAACACAGGAACTGAATGACGGGTAGCGGCTGGTCCTGGATCATTTTGGAGAACTGTCTGGTGTAAGGCTCGGAGTTAACAGGTATGTCCATCAAAATGTCTTTGATTGACATTATCTTCTTGGATATGATTATCAGATTTCCCTTCCAGGTAATCTGCAAACAGCGATGGACGACTCCGGAGAGGACTACGGAAACTACAGCTATGACTACTACCTGGAGTATGGTGACGTAGAAGAACTTAAAATAGATCACAGGCAGAAAGAAGCAATGCACATCATCTCGGTGGTCATTTACATAATATCCTTTATACTCGGTCTGATTGGAAATGGAACTGTCATTTGGGTGACAGGCTGCAAGAGCAAAAGGACTGTCAACAGCATATGGTTGCTCAATCTGGCCTTGGCCGACTTCATCTTTGTGCTCTTCCTCCCCTTCTACATTGACTACATCCTACGTGATTTTCACTGGGATTTTGGCGTCGCCATATGCAAGATTAATTCCTTTGTGTTGGTCATGAACATGTACGCGAGCGTTCTGTTCCTTACAGTGCTCAGTGTGGACAGATACGTCTCACTGGTACATCACAACTGGTCTCAGAGGTACCGAACGGTCGCTCGAGCCTGGTTTACGAGCGCTTGCATTTGGGTCACGGCCGCCATCATGAGCTGTCCAGCGCTTATCTTTCGGGACACGGTGCGCTTAAATGACAAAGTAGTGTGCTTCAACAACTTCCATGCACAGGATGGACAGTCAGCAGCCATGAGACACATTCTAATAGTCTCCATTCGTACTACGGTGGGCTTCTTTCTGCCTTTCACTGCTATATGTGTGACCGGCATCCTTCTGACAGTGAGGGTGAACCAATCCCATGGCTCCGTTCGCCTGTCCAGCTTCACCAAAACAGTCTCCGCCATGATCCTGGCCTTCTTTTTATGCTGGGCCCCTTTCCACATCTTTAGTCTAATGGAGCTATCCATACATTCCTCGCTCTATCTACATAACGTACTCAAAAAGGGATTTCCTTTGGCCACCAGCTTAGGATTTTTCCATAGCTGCATTAACCCAGTGCTCTATGTGCTTATGGGTAAAAAAGTGCGTCACATCCTGAAGCGCGCATGCCTGGACATAACTAAAAGCTCACTAAGAGAACTCAGCCAGTCTGTGTCAGCTACTGACGTGGAATCTTTGCCAGGAATCCCTCAAGACACCACACCGGAGGAGCCTGTGGCCTCATCAACTCTCTGATtcagcaaaaacaacaacagtgagACCAGGGACAAGGATGCACCaaaggacccaaatgctcgaCAAATCAGttaaaacaaaattattttCCAGTTCTTAAGGTTCAAACAACGAATATAACAAAACAAtcacagcaacagctggacaCCAGTCAACTGAGTAAACTCCACAAAAACCGAAAGGTATTGGTTCAAAACATAAATCATGGTCAAAAAGGCTTACACAAAGATGTGGCCTAGGACGTGGCAGGACACCAGACAATCCGACACAGGGCAAGGTTAGACGCCGACTATTTATACAGAGGGTCACAGGTAGACACGATCAGCCTGATTGGCAAGAGCAGGAAGTAAGTTGAAGCAAGGAGGAATGCCACTACCAAAATAAGAGTCCTACATGAACCAtcacaaaacattaacaagacttCCGAGACATGACAAACGGCTTTtatcataatttaaaaaaaaaaaaaatccaaactttttcCCCATTTTCGGAGATGTATAAATTATACAACtagattaggcatgtgccggtatcagagtctgatggtatgataaccttatgccaaaatatcacggtttcacagtatcacagtattgcaattacagctccaaaatgtgctactttgagatatctgggtttacaaaaaaactagggctgtcaaatgattaaaatttttaatcgagttaatcacagcttaaaaattaattaatcggaatcaaccgcaattcaaaccatctctaaaatatgccatatttttctgtaaattattgttggaatggaaagataagacacaagacggacataaacattcaacatactgcacataagtactgtatttgtttattataacaataaagccaCAAGATtgcttaacattattaacattttttctgtttaaCATTTTTCTGTCTGGAAGTTGGGCAacaatgactgtcagtagtggctgcaaatggtatacaatacattttttctgttaaagggatccacagatagaaagacttgtagttcttaaaagatacatttgagtacaagttatagtaattttatattaaaacccctcttaatgttttcgttttaataaaatttgtaaaatttgatgaatgaaatgaaaaaatgaaatgttgggaagttgggcaaccaagactgtcagtagtggctgcaaatggtatacaatacattttttctgttaaagggatccacggatagaaagacttgtagttcttaaaagataaatttgagtacaagttatagtaattttatattaaaacccctcttaatgttttcgttttaataaaatttgtaaaattttcaatcaaaaaataaactaataactcaccattgttgacgtcgccgagtggTGATGTCAcatcgggctccctgccgttctcccACAATGTCTCCCAAAAACACACAATGTCTCCcacaaactcgccattgacagtggtatcaatggcgagtttgaatttaattagagatctagccaaggcaaagtctgagtaagttgtatgtgtattttccatagctattttgattgggaatgccagttctctttgcatcgagcgcttttctttttgtgaacattatttcttTGTGCTTTCtgtttgtgctttcactaaatgatactgtagcgacttaactgttccgcccaaatgcatgatgggaagttggtcaaccatgactgtcagtggtgactacaaatggtatacagtatgtcctgCATTGTGTTCTATTAGGCGTGTAAAAAAGAAGATTGGCTCCTGcttcgcccaaatgcatgatgggaagttgggcaaccatgtctgtcagtggtggctgacaatgatatacagtatgttctgcattgtgttcaatttagcgtgttaagaaaaagattgtctcctgctctgcccaaatgaatgatgggaagttgggcaaccatgactgtcagtagtggctgcaaatggtatacagtacgtTCTGCGTTGTGTCCAATTAAGCATTTTAAGAAAAAGCGTCTCCtgatctgcccaaatgcatgatgggaagctgGTCAACCATGACTGctagtagtggctgccaaaggttaagccaataaaaggcacgGTCAAATAAACGCCTGTTtctactcgcatttctctgcctttttgctCTCGATGTGCTAAAACGTCGTCATTGTAaagtgtttgaggcaatgcatgaacgggtcattccgtgcatgagttaattgcatcaaatattttaacgtggtaaacgcgataaatttgacagccctgcagaaaatcaaaacttttcccattgaacaggctttttattttttaaaacatattagCGAATtggaacaacaaaaacaatttaaattgttttccataaaaagcatgtgtgtatgattcgtatcatgtttacattataaacCGTATACGTATACGTTTCTCAAcgtagttgccagagagaaaaaaaccacGTTtttccaccgctagacacactaaacacgctgtagtcaactctcatagctggtagGAAACGTTCATTACGGTGTTAACTGACCTTTAAATTTGTATGGAtgcgaaatcatgttggaggtattgcctcctcggcagccacccattTTTTAGATGTTGGTTGGCCCTCTTCCTTTAAGCCGGGGCTGtcagtaacttttctgtagccgaagtattcccataacagcgatttgttttcttcgatgtgggaaaaagttcaggagcatcacctcctccagccattgtgtagcacagctgattcACTGACATTGAGCGAGAAACGGTggggccttacagctgcaagcgagggatttctctatgcatttttgggacatcaaaattagctaataccttagggacggtatgacagaaaattttggcggttttgaaaccttgacgttttcataccgtaGCATACCTTGAAcccagtaatcggcacatgtctaaactCGATAAAATTTTTAAGTATCTTTTCACAAGGGAGGTTTTGTAGACATTTTGTTGCTGTTGCATGTCTTCAACAATTATACTGAGTGGGAAAAACTACACTACAACGTATCATTCTGTTTACGTTTCCATTTTTTATTAGTCATGCGAAGGTCTATTAGATCAACATTTTGGGGAGAATCATAGCAGCACAAAAATTTGTGATATCATAATAATAAAGTAGCAATTTAAATGAGTTATTTCAAAATTCACAAGAACAATTAAATATCCTTAATGcaaatatacatactgtatttttgtaatATTCCGAATTTATTTCATATGAATACTACATTGCTCTCTCATAATGCCATATTTATGATGTCCTCTTTTGACTTTAAGCATTGTTGTCTGGTTTTCTGTATCAGTGTGGCACAAGTAACCCTTCATTACAATCATTTCACGACATTATTTAATCAATCAGTCCTGAACACAAATTGCTAACATAATAAACATGCTTCAAATACATTCTCTTAACTGTGAAAATTTGAATTTACATGTATTCTACGATGACACAAATATCGAGCGATCTGAACACAACTTTTATGAAGATTTGTGTTGgctgttttatattttttacagaTGATGAAAAATGATGTTAAGGGATATCAATCGTGCTCTTCTTAAGTCTTGGCAAAAGAAGTGACACAGATATGTTTAAAAGTAGTAGAACAAACTGTTTTTGTCTGAATGTATATTTTATTCTggagcaaatttatttgtaaacgTTTTACATATATAGTATTCAGCTTAATATATAATAACTAAATAGCACCAAATAAACGTGCTCTAGTGTACTTTGTTTGGactgtttttattgtttgtcTAAGTAGAATGTCTGAGTTATGCCATTCATGCTTTAAACCTTTGTTTACAAAATGACATAGACTTCTCCAGGcctgctatttaaaaaaaaaaaaaaaaaaaaagagtataaCTTGAGTCCAGATGTGCCTCtccttttgttttttcctttccCCACATGCTCTGGTGCTTAAGAAATTCAGTTATTTCCTGTTTTTCCACCCTCTTGATCTCTGACATAAAATATGACATCACAAATGTCTAGACAATATCTAGTCACTGGAATAATTGATAAgggtcatatttttatttttaatctgttCACTTTTTTGACATTCCAACAGGTcaatttttgttaaatgtattccaacattttacaaatACACCTCATATTTAACATATCGAACATCAGAACTGTTGCCAGTATTCCAAAGCTTCTATATTTTGGGGCAAAagcactgtaatttttggactataaaccgctactttttccctccgctttgaaccctgcggtttatagtccagtgcgtcctATATATGGATTTTGCAGGCCGATTACTCAGTTATCTATTGGCTTTTGAGCTATCACAGGTAAAGAGAATTTTGTTGTCATGGGGTAGATTTGATTCTGCACGACTCTTGATTGTAATGGatgatatttttgcattttccttgttaactcattggctgccattgactgcgcttgacatccaatccatttgaagtgggagggttgctagggaataaacatgcatttgctgccacccatgGATTAGACCTCTAGTAGTcataaactctttttttttttaatttaaattaatttttcatgAGCCACAAGACTGGATGGCTAACATTGTCCAGTGGACCTGAACAAGTTcctaaaaaacgttttttttaaaaatttatgtaGTATTGAAAATGGTATTGAGAATTTATTTGAGTATACAGTAAATatcaaatttaaaatattatagTATCGCGACAACAGTAGTCTTAAGGTGTGACTGTCCCTGTGGTTTAtcctccagtgtggcttatacaTGAACAAatagttttcttgtcaaatttagtAGGTGCAGCTTATAGAcctgtgtggcttatctatggacaaatgccgtttttgtgtcaaatttgtggggtgcggcttatagtcaggtgcggtttatagtctgaaaattacagtacacattttccacaaaaaaaatccccaatgaTGGAAAAGGAGTTTGTGTAAAATTCACCATTTCTGGCATttcaatatgttaaatatttaactgaaatcccacatttttcattaatTTGGGAATTTTACCATTAAAAATGACTTGATTTGCAAATTTCTGAATTTATAAACTTTGATTAATGAACCTGGA
It includes:
- the cmklr2 gene encoding chemerin-like receptor 2 — encoded protein: MDDSGEDYGNYSYDYYLEYGDVEELKIDHRQKEAMHIISVVIYIISFILGLIGNGTVIWVTGCKSKRTVNSIWLLNLALADFIFVLFLPFYIDYILRDFHWDFGVAICKINSFVLVMNMYASVLFLTVLSVDRYVSLVHHNWSQRYRTVARAWFTSACIWVTAAIMSCPALIFRDTVRLNDKVVCFNNFHAQDGQSAAMRHILIVSIRTTVGFFLPFTAICVTGILLTVRVNQSHGSVRLSSFTKTVSAMILAFFLCWAPFHIFSLMELSIHSSLYLHNVLKKGFPLATSLGFFHSCINPVLYVLMGKKVRHILKRACLDITKSSLRELSQSVSATDVESLPGIPQDTTPEEPVASSTL